Proteins encoded in a region of the Leguminivora glycinivorella isolate SPB_JAAS2020 chromosome 23, LegGlyc_1.1, whole genome shotgun sequence genome:
- the LOC125238403 gene encoding uncharacterized protein LOC125238403 isoform X4, producing MTSVCLCLVTIFVMLIEIKALRRINDYGSFQSVISSEGRPILRGGMNELQGIMGAALRPALRVGLDELILEKAGTALQPALRGGLDDLLEKVDVDINVRLQPKGKRKTNENPAKKHKEAYQMAMPTDENQVKTYQNPVKKHKEAYQMAMPTDENQVKTYQNPIKKHREAYQMAMPTDEDQVQTYQNPVKKHREAYQMAMPTDEDQVQTYQNPVKKHREAYQMAMPTDVGQVKTNEDPVETYGNPVKTNENPVETDENPVQTYENPVKNHREAYQMAIPNDEEQVKTDENPVKTYRKPGKTYEKPGKKHNEAYQMAIPTDEQQAKNDQESYQMALPLPLRDDENPPKESEKHLRKRHKPNSEESDDDSFPVMRTVMPDSSPEKKDSVETEEALTFLQSGDTKNDDSSGEETISLLREDEDNDEDPSNYERQKYNKPVTLPEWAKDLKKYIRILSSKYPRDAMLSHLRPVIKVLERNHQVKIKDIDVDKRGQVKVIIKNGSKRL from the exons ATGACGAGTGTGTGCTTGTGTTTAGTTACA ATATTTGTAATGCTTATTGAAATAAAAGCATTACGAAGAATAAATGATTATGGAAGCTTTCAGTCAG ttaTAAGCTCCGAAGGTCGACCCATTTTGAGGGGGGGGATGAATGAACTTCAAGGTATTATGG GAGCTGCCTTGCGACCTGCTTTACGTGTAGGGCTCGATGAATTGATACTTGAGA AAGCGGGCACTGCACTGCAACCAGCTTTGCGTGGAGGACTGGACGACTTGCTTGAGA AAGTGGATGTTGACATTAATGTACGTCTACAGCCTAAAGGAAAACGAAAAA CGAATGAAAACCCAGCAAAAA AACATAAGGAAGCTTATCAAATGGCGATGCCAACAGATGAAAAccaagtaaaaa CGTATCAAAATCCAGTAAAAA AACATAAGGAAGCTTATCAAATGGCGATGCCAACAGATGAAAAccaagtaaaaa CGTATCAAAATCCAATAAAAA AACATAGAGAAGCTTATCAAATGGCGATGCCAACCGATGAAGACCAAGTACAAA CTTATCAAAATCCAGTAAAAA AACATAGAGAAGCTTATCAAATGGCGATGCCAACCGATGAAGACCAAGTACAAA CTTATCAAAATCCAGTAAAAA AACATAGGGAAGCGTATCAAATGGCGATGCCAACCGATGTAGGCcaagtaaaaa CGAATGAAGACCCAGTAGAAA CGTATGGAAACCCAGTAAAAA CGAATGAAAACCCGGTAGAAA cgGATGAAAACCCAGTCCAAA CGTATGAAAACCcagtaaaaa ACCATAGGGAAGCGTATCAAATGGCGATACCAAACGACGAAGAGcaagtaaaaa CGGATGAAAACCCAGTAAAAA CGTATAGAAAACCAGGTAAAA CGTATGAAAAACCAGGAAAAA AACATAATGAAGCGTATCAAATGGCGATACCAACCGATGAACAGCAAGCAAAAA ACGATCAGGAATCGTATCAAATGGCGTTACCATTACCATTGCGag atGATGAAAATCCGCCGAAAG AAAGCGAGAAACATTTGCGCAAGAGACACAAACCCAACTCTGAGG AATCCGACGATGATAGCTTTCCGGTCATGCGAACAGTAATGCCTGACAGTTCGCCGGAAAAAA AAGATTCTGTAGAAACCGAAGAAGCACTTACCTTTTTACAAAGTGGAGACACCAAAA ATGACGATTCTAGCGGAGAAGAAACCATTTCTTTATTACGAGAAG ATGAGGATAATGATG AAGACCCTTCCAACTACGAGAGGCAGAAGTATAATAAACCAGTAACGC tGCCCGAATGGGCCAAAGACTTAAAGAAATACATAAGAATCCTGTCATCGAAGTACCCTCGGGATGCCATGCTCAGCCACCTCAGACCTGTGATCAAAG TTTTAGAGCGCAATCACCAAGTGAAAATTAAAGATATCGACG TTGATAAGCGAG GTCAAGTGAAGGTTATAATCAAAAATGGCAGTAAA CGTTTGTGA
- the LOC125238403 gene encoding uncharacterized protein LOC125238403 isoform X13: protein MTSVCLCLVTIFVMLIEIKALRRINDYGSFQSVISSEGRPILRGGMNELQGIMGAALRPALRVGLDELILEKAGTALQPALRGGLDDLLEKVDVDINVRLQPKGKRKRTNPPMQTNENPAKKHKEAYQMAMPTDENQVKTYQNPVKKHREAYQMAMPTDEDQVQTYQNPVKKHREAYQMAMPTDVGQVKTNEDPVETYGNPVKTNENPVETDENPVQTYENPVKNHREAYQMAIPNDEEQVKTDENPVKTYRKPGKTYEKPGKKHNEAYQMAIPTDEQQAKNDQESYQMALPLPLRDDENPPKESEKHLRKRHKPNSEESDDDSFPVMRTVMPDSSPEKKDSVETEEALTFLQSGDTKNDDSSGEETISLLREDEDNDEDPSNYERQKYNKPVTLPEWAKDLKKYIRILSSKYPRDAMLSHLRPVIKVLERNHQVKIKDIDVDKRGQVKVIIKNGSKRL from the exons ATGACGAGTGTGTGCTTGTGTTTAGTTACA ATATTTGTAATGCTTATTGAAATAAAAGCATTACGAAGAATAAATGATTATGGAAGCTTTCAGTCAG ttaTAAGCTCCGAAGGTCGACCCATTTTGAGGGGGGGGATGAATGAACTTCAAGGTATTATGG GAGCTGCCTTGCGACCTGCTTTACGTGTAGGGCTCGATGAATTGATACTTGAGA AAGCGGGCACTGCACTGCAACCAGCTTTGCGTGGAGGACTGGACGACTTGCTTGAGA AAGTGGATGTTGACATTAATGTACGTCTACAGCCTAAAGGAAAACGAAAAA GGACTAATCCCCCAATGCAAA CGAATGAAAACCCAGCAAAAA AACATAAGGAAGCTTATCAAATGGCGATGCCAACAGATGAAAAccaagtaaaaa CGTATCAAAATCCAGTAAAAA AACATAGAGAAGCTTATCAAATGGCGATGCCAACCGATGAAGACCAAGTACAAA CTTATCAAAATCCAGTAAAAA AACATAGGGAAGCGTATCAAATGGCGATGCCAACCGATGTAGGCcaagtaaaaa CGAATGAAGACCCAGTAGAAA CGTATGGAAACCCAGTAAAAA CGAATGAAAACCCGGTAGAAA cgGATGAAAACCCAGTCCAAA CGTATGAAAACCcagtaaaaa ACCATAGGGAAGCGTATCAAATGGCGATACCAAACGACGAAGAGcaagtaaaaa CGGATGAAAACCCAGTAAAAA CGTATAGAAAACCAGGTAAAA CGTATGAAAAACCAGGAAAAA AACATAATGAAGCGTATCAAATGGCGATACCAACCGATGAACAGCAAGCAAAAA ACGATCAGGAATCGTATCAAATGGCGTTACCATTACCATTGCGag atGATGAAAATCCGCCGAAAG AAAGCGAGAAACATTTGCGCAAGAGACACAAACCCAACTCTGAGG AATCCGACGATGATAGCTTTCCGGTCATGCGAACAGTAATGCCTGACAGTTCGCCGGAAAAAA AAGATTCTGTAGAAACCGAAGAAGCACTTACCTTTTTACAAAGTGGAGACACCAAAA ATGACGATTCTAGCGGAGAAGAAACCATTTCTTTATTACGAGAAG ATGAGGATAATGATG AAGACCCTTCCAACTACGAGAGGCAGAAGTATAATAAACCAGTAACGC tGCCCGAATGGGCCAAAGACTTAAAGAAATACATAAGAATCCTGTCATCGAAGTACCCTCGGGATGCCATGCTCAGCCACCTCAGACCTGTGATCAAAG TTTTAGAGCGCAATCACCAAGTGAAAATTAAAGATATCGACG TTGATAAGCGAG GTCAAGTGAAGGTTATAATCAAAAATGGCAGTAAA CGTTTGTGA
- the LOC125238403 gene encoding uncharacterized protein LOC125238403 isoform X9, with product MTSVCLCLVTIFVMLIEIKALRRINDYGSFQSVISSEGRPILRGGMNELQGIMGAALRPALRVGLDELILEKAGTALQPALRGGLDDLLEKVDVDINVRLQPKGKRKRTNPPMQTNENPAKKHKEAYQMAMPTDENQVKTYQNPIKKHREAYQMAMPTDEDQVQTYQNPVKKHREAYQMAMPTDEDQVQTYQNPVKKHREAYQMAMPTDVGQVKTNEDPVETYGNPVKTNENPVETDENPVQTYENPVKNHREAYQMAIPNDEEQVKTDENPVKTYRKPGKTYEKPGKKHNEAYQMAIPTDEQQAKNDQESYQMALPLPLRDDENPPKESEKHLRKRHKPNSEESDDDSFPVMRTVMPDSSPEKKDSVETEEALTFLQSGDTKNDDSSGEETISLLREDEDNDEDPSNYERQKYNKPVTLPEWAKDLKKYIRILSSKYPRDAMLSHLRPVIKVLERNHQVKIKDIDVDKRGQVKVIIKNGSKRL from the exons ATGACGAGTGTGTGCTTGTGTTTAGTTACA ATATTTGTAATGCTTATTGAAATAAAAGCATTACGAAGAATAAATGATTATGGAAGCTTTCAGTCAG ttaTAAGCTCCGAAGGTCGACCCATTTTGAGGGGGGGGATGAATGAACTTCAAGGTATTATGG GAGCTGCCTTGCGACCTGCTTTACGTGTAGGGCTCGATGAATTGATACTTGAGA AAGCGGGCACTGCACTGCAACCAGCTTTGCGTGGAGGACTGGACGACTTGCTTGAGA AAGTGGATGTTGACATTAATGTACGTCTACAGCCTAAAGGAAAACGAAAAA GGACTAATCCCCCAATGCAAA CGAATGAAAACCCAGCAAAAA AACATAAGGAAGCTTATCAAATGGCGATGCCAACAGATGAAAAccaagtaaaaa CGTATCAAAATCCAATAAAAA AACATAGAGAAGCTTATCAAATGGCGATGCCAACCGATGAAGACCAAGTACAAA CTTATCAAAATCCAGTAAAAA AACATAGAGAAGCTTATCAAATGGCGATGCCAACCGATGAAGACCAAGTACAAA CTTATCAAAATCCAGTAAAAA AACATAGGGAAGCGTATCAAATGGCGATGCCAACCGATGTAGGCcaagtaaaaa CGAATGAAGACCCAGTAGAAA CGTATGGAAACCCAGTAAAAA CGAATGAAAACCCGGTAGAAA cgGATGAAAACCCAGTCCAAA CGTATGAAAACCcagtaaaaa ACCATAGGGAAGCGTATCAAATGGCGATACCAAACGACGAAGAGcaagtaaaaa CGGATGAAAACCCAGTAAAAA CGTATAGAAAACCAGGTAAAA CGTATGAAAAACCAGGAAAAA AACATAATGAAGCGTATCAAATGGCGATACCAACCGATGAACAGCAAGCAAAAA ACGATCAGGAATCGTATCAAATGGCGTTACCATTACCATTGCGag atGATGAAAATCCGCCGAAAG AAAGCGAGAAACATTTGCGCAAGAGACACAAACCCAACTCTGAGG AATCCGACGATGATAGCTTTCCGGTCATGCGAACAGTAATGCCTGACAGTTCGCCGGAAAAAA AAGATTCTGTAGAAACCGAAGAAGCACTTACCTTTTTACAAAGTGGAGACACCAAAA ATGACGATTCTAGCGGAGAAGAAACCATTTCTTTATTACGAGAAG ATGAGGATAATGATG AAGACCCTTCCAACTACGAGAGGCAGAAGTATAATAAACCAGTAACGC tGCCCGAATGGGCCAAAGACTTAAAGAAATACATAAGAATCCTGTCATCGAAGTACCCTCGGGATGCCATGCTCAGCCACCTCAGACCTGTGATCAAAG TTTTAGAGCGCAATCACCAAGTGAAAATTAAAGATATCGACG TTGATAAGCGAG GTCAAGTGAAGGTTATAATCAAAAATGGCAGTAAA CGTTTGTGA
- the LOC125238403 gene encoding uncharacterized protein LOC125238403 isoform X14 produces the protein MTSVCLCLVTIFVMLIEIKALRRINDYGSFQSVISSEGRPILRGGMNELQGIMGAALRPALRVGLDELILEKAGTALQPALRGGLDDLLEKVDVDINVRLQPKGKRKRTNPPMQTNENPAKKHKEAYQMAMPTDENQVKTYQNPIKKHREAYQMAMPTDEDQVQTYQNPVKKHREAYQMAMPTDVGQVKTNEDPVETYGNPVKTNENPVETDENPVQTYENPVKNHREAYQMAIPNDEEQVKTDENPVKTYRKPGKTYEKPGKKHNEAYQMAIPTDEQQAKNDQESYQMALPLPLRDDENPPKESEKHLRKRHKPNSEESDDDSFPVMRTVMPDSSPEKKDSVETEEALTFLQSGDTKNDDSSGEETISLLREDEDNDEDPSNYERQKYNKPVTLPEWAKDLKKYIRILSSKYPRDAMLSHLRPVIKVLERNHQVKIKDIDVDKRGQVKVIIKNGSKRL, from the exons ATGACGAGTGTGTGCTTGTGTTTAGTTACA ATATTTGTAATGCTTATTGAAATAAAAGCATTACGAAGAATAAATGATTATGGAAGCTTTCAGTCAG ttaTAAGCTCCGAAGGTCGACCCATTTTGAGGGGGGGGATGAATGAACTTCAAGGTATTATGG GAGCTGCCTTGCGACCTGCTTTACGTGTAGGGCTCGATGAATTGATACTTGAGA AAGCGGGCACTGCACTGCAACCAGCTTTGCGTGGAGGACTGGACGACTTGCTTGAGA AAGTGGATGTTGACATTAATGTACGTCTACAGCCTAAAGGAAAACGAAAAA GGACTAATCCCCCAATGCAAA CGAATGAAAACCCAGCAAAAA AACATAAGGAAGCTTATCAAATGGCGATGCCAACAGATGAAAAccaagtaaaaa CGTATCAAAATCCAATAAAAA AACATAGAGAAGCTTATCAAATGGCGATGCCAACCGATGAAGACCAAGTACAAA CTTATCAAAATCCAGTAAAAA AACATAGGGAAGCGTATCAAATGGCGATGCCAACCGATGTAGGCcaagtaaaaa CGAATGAAGACCCAGTAGAAA CGTATGGAAACCCAGTAAAAA CGAATGAAAACCCGGTAGAAA cgGATGAAAACCCAGTCCAAA CGTATGAAAACCcagtaaaaa ACCATAGGGAAGCGTATCAAATGGCGATACCAAACGACGAAGAGcaagtaaaaa CGGATGAAAACCCAGTAAAAA CGTATAGAAAACCAGGTAAAA CGTATGAAAAACCAGGAAAAA AACATAATGAAGCGTATCAAATGGCGATACCAACCGATGAACAGCAAGCAAAAA ACGATCAGGAATCGTATCAAATGGCGTTACCATTACCATTGCGag atGATGAAAATCCGCCGAAAG AAAGCGAGAAACATTTGCGCAAGAGACACAAACCCAACTCTGAGG AATCCGACGATGATAGCTTTCCGGTCATGCGAACAGTAATGCCTGACAGTTCGCCGGAAAAAA AAGATTCTGTAGAAACCGAAGAAGCACTTACCTTTTTACAAAGTGGAGACACCAAAA ATGACGATTCTAGCGGAGAAGAAACCATTTCTTTATTACGAGAAG ATGAGGATAATGATG AAGACCCTTCCAACTACGAGAGGCAGAAGTATAATAAACCAGTAACGC tGCCCGAATGGGCCAAAGACTTAAAGAAATACATAAGAATCCTGTCATCGAAGTACCCTCGGGATGCCATGCTCAGCCACCTCAGACCTGTGATCAAAG TTTTAGAGCGCAATCACCAAGTGAAAATTAAAGATATCGACG TTGATAAGCGAG GTCAAGTGAAGGTTATAATCAAAAATGGCAGTAAA CGTTTGTGA
- the LOC125238403 gene encoding uncharacterized protein LOC125238403 isoform X8, protein MTSVCLCLVTIFVMLIEIKALRRINDYGSFQSVISSEGRPILRGGMNELQGIMGAALRPALRVGLDELILEKAGTALQPALRGGLDDLLEKVDVDINVRLQPKGKRKRTNPPMQTNENPAKKHKEAYQMAMPTDENQVKTYQNPVKKHREAYQMAMPTDEDQVQTYQNPVKKHREAYQMAMPTDEDQVQTYQNPVKKHREAYQMAMPTDVGQVKTNEDPVETYGNPVKTNENPVETDENPVQTYENPVKNHREAYQMAIPNDEEQVKTDENPVKTYRKPGKTYEKPGKKHNEAYQMAIPTDEQQAKNDQESYQMALPLPLRDDENPPKESEKHLRKRHKPNSEESDDDSFPVMRTVMPDSSPEKKDSVETEEALTFLQSGDTKNDDSSGEETISLLREDEDNDEDPSNYERQKYNKPVTLPEWAKDLKKYIRILSSKYPRDAMLSHLRPVIKVLERNHQVKIKDIDVDKRGQVKVIIKNGSKRL, encoded by the exons ATGACGAGTGTGTGCTTGTGTTTAGTTACA ATATTTGTAATGCTTATTGAAATAAAAGCATTACGAAGAATAAATGATTATGGAAGCTTTCAGTCAG ttaTAAGCTCCGAAGGTCGACCCATTTTGAGGGGGGGGATGAATGAACTTCAAGGTATTATGG GAGCTGCCTTGCGACCTGCTTTACGTGTAGGGCTCGATGAATTGATACTTGAGA AAGCGGGCACTGCACTGCAACCAGCTTTGCGTGGAGGACTGGACGACTTGCTTGAGA AAGTGGATGTTGACATTAATGTACGTCTACAGCCTAAAGGAAAACGAAAAA GGACTAATCCCCCAATGCAAA CGAATGAAAACCCAGCAAAAA AACATAAGGAAGCTTATCAAATGGCGATGCCAACAGATGAAAAccaagtaaaaa CGTATCAAAATCCAGTAAAAA AACATAGAGAAGCTTATCAAATGGCGATGCCAACCGATGAAGACCAAGTACAAA CTTATCAAAATCCAGTAAAAA AACATAGAGAAGCTTATCAAATGGCGATGCCAACCGATGAAGACCAAGTACAAA CTTATCAAAATCCAGTAAAAA AACATAGGGAAGCGTATCAAATGGCGATGCCAACCGATGTAGGCcaagtaaaaa CGAATGAAGACCCAGTAGAAA CGTATGGAAACCCAGTAAAAA CGAATGAAAACCCGGTAGAAA cgGATGAAAACCCAGTCCAAA CGTATGAAAACCcagtaaaaa ACCATAGGGAAGCGTATCAAATGGCGATACCAAACGACGAAGAGcaagtaaaaa CGGATGAAAACCCAGTAAAAA CGTATAGAAAACCAGGTAAAA CGTATGAAAAACCAGGAAAAA AACATAATGAAGCGTATCAAATGGCGATACCAACCGATGAACAGCAAGCAAAAA ACGATCAGGAATCGTATCAAATGGCGTTACCATTACCATTGCGag atGATGAAAATCCGCCGAAAG AAAGCGAGAAACATTTGCGCAAGAGACACAAACCCAACTCTGAGG AATCCGACGATGATAGCTTTCCGGTCATGCGAACAGTAATGCCTGACAGTTCGCCGGAAAAAA AAGATTCTGTAGAAACCGAAGAAGCACTTACCTTTTTACAAAGTGGAGACACCAAAA ATGACGATTCTAGCGGAGAAGAAACCATTTCTTTATTACGAGAAG ATGAGGATAATGATG AAGACCCTTCCAACTACGAGAGGCAGAAGTATAATAAACCAGTAACGC tGCCCGAATGGGCCAAAGACTTAAAGAAATACATAAGAATCCTGTCATCGAAGTACCCTCGGGATGCCATGCTCAGCCACCTCAGACCTGTGATCAAAG TTTTAGAGCGCAATCACCAAGTGAAAATTAAAGATATCGACG TTGATAAGCGAG GTCAAGTGAAGGTTATAATCAAAAATGGCAGTAAA CGTTTGTGA
- the LOC125238403 gene encoding uncharacterized protein LOC125238403 isoform X11: protein MTSVCLCLVTIFVMLIEIKALRRINDYGSFQSVISSEGRPILRGGMNELQGIMGAALRPALRVGLDELILEKAGTALQPALRGGLDDLLEKVDVDINVRLQPKGKRKRTNPPMQTNENPAKKHKEAYQMAMPTDENQVKTYQNPVKKHKEAYQMAMPTDENQVKTYQNPIKKHREAYQMAMPTDEDQVQTYQNPVKKHREAYQMAMPTDEDQVQTYQNPVKKHREAYQMAMPTDVGQVKTNEDPVETYGNPVKTYRKPAYEKPGKKHNEAYQMAIPTDEQQAKNDQESYQMALPLPLRDDENPPKESEKHLRKRHKPNSEESDDDSFPVMRTVMPDSSPEKKDSVETEEALTFLQSGDTKNDDSSGEETISLLREDEDNDEDPSNYERQKYNKPVTLPEWAKDLKKYIRILSSKYPRDAMLSHLRPVIKVLERNHQVKIKDIDVDKRGQVKVIIKNGSKRL from the exons ATGACGAGTGTGTGCTTGTGTTTAGTTACA ATATTTGTAATGCTTATTGAAATAAAAGCATTACGAAGAATAAATGATTATGGAAGCTTTCAGTCAG ttaTAAGCTCCGAAGGTCGACCCATTTTGAGGGGGGGGATGAATGAACTTCAAGGTATTATGG GAGCTGCCTTGCGACCTGCTTTACGTGTAGGGCTCGATGAATTGATACTTGAGA AAGCGGGCACTGCACTGCAACCAGCTTTGCGTGGAGGACTGGACGACTTGCTTGAGA AAGTGGATGTTGACATTAATGTACGTCTACAGCCTAAAGGAAAACGAAAAA GGACTAATCCCCCAATGCAAA CGAATGAAAACCCAGCAAAAA AACATAAGGAAGCTTATCAAATGGCGATGCCAACAGATGAAAAccaagtaaaaa CGTATCAAAATCCAGTAAAAA AACATAAGGAAGCTTATCAAATGGCGATGCCAACAGATGAAAAccaagtaaaaa CGTATCAAAATCCAATAAAAA AACATAGAGAAGCTTATCAAATGGCGATGCCAACCGATGAAGACCAAGTACAAA CTTATCAAAATCCAGTAAAAA AACATAGAGAAGCTTATCAAATGGCGATGCCAACCGATGAAGACCAAGTACAAA CTTATCAAAATCCAGTAAAAA AACATAGGGAAGCGTATCAAATGGCGATGCCAACCGATGTAGGCcaagtaaaaa CGAATGAAGACCCAGTAGAAA CGTATGGAAACCCAGTAAAAA CGTATAGAAAACCAG CGTATGAAAAACCAGGAAAAA AACATAATGAAGCGTATCAAATGGCGATACCAACCGATGAACAGCAAGCAAAAA ACGATCAGGAATCGTATCAAATGGCGTTACCATTACCATTGCGag atGATGAAAATCCGCCGAAAG AAAGCGAGAAACATTTGCGCAAGAGACACAAACCCAACTCTGAGG AATCCGACGATGATAGCTTTCCGGTCATGCGAACAGTAATGCCTGACAGTTCGCCGGAAAAAA AAGATTCTGTAGAAACCGAAGAAGCACTTACCTTTTTACAAAGTGGAGACACCAAAA ATGACGATTCTAGCGGAGAAGAAACCATTTCTTTATTACGAGAAG ATGAGGATAATGATG AAGACCCTTCCAACTACGAGAGGCAGAAGTATAATAAACCAGTAACGC tGCCCGAATGGGCCAAAGACTTAAAGAAATACATAAGAATCCTGTCATCGAAGTACCCTCGGGATGCCATGCTCAGCCACCTCAGACCTGTGATCAAAG TTTTAGAGCGCAATCACCAAGTGAAAATTAAAGATATCGACG TTGATAAGCGAG GTCAAGTGAAGGTTATAATCAAAAATGGCAGTAAA CGTTTGTGA